A stretch of Coregonus clupeaformis isolate EN_2021a chromosome 37, ASM2061545v1, whole genome shotgun sequence DNA encodes these proteins:
- the LOC121553725 gene encoding multimerin-2, translating into MTAFGELMLLVLGLMVTAHCEVRARDPEVEEEDQDLPVERGGWDTQGVGVHPGPGEFDIPHQRNGPHGHRPDVPGSAHHPVGHGPHGQPHQAGPGQHPLGLLPKETAPPPGEGGSYPARTGNWCAFVHRRIETMAVSCGKEQYTIKSQSPCPNGTPDCQLVMYKLSTRPVYREKQKIFTALLWRCCPGHGGENCEETVADGHVSDPADPTLAGRPHPGDTEPHHTGAQSRLTHQAEREQNDFQVSENPLYEPHASEADNNNTHTESPSYPRQAQEHIPHHGYDHPHNPYPNHHQRDFNHGDPIRDEVEAVPLLPYQDSQSPLPLPHMMALLMSQLQPMLDGFNRTLEHLTQEVEGLSRDVAQLRSSQWEVEEEAMRGAGAGEGPEALEAKLEQRFQDIKEVRRELERHRAEMADRLHSQHAMLHYNISNFKTDIDVKIKRNHKILQVNLRSMNATLSDMKLEQERLSLVLQRDLTSPGARREPSQVQPSQAQQPPEDSAVWEAIARLDNKVVNNTVRVDALVEDLDMANDNVLDLKRGFRGLEENIAQTGRNSQIQFMETGLEVEAAKVAVLNRVNELASNLTIRSEQLQEMETDMDYLYTQFYQNVSTAGDCDCKAFTASISRLEQGLTNVTELANDNRLALDGSTDAGSERWGPSVEDIYQGLDHVKASLAFEQEKSRTLQHNVTQLLASVLGSQRDVLSLRESDERLAAEMRHLSSSFSSLLKDAIRHNDVLEMLLGDEVMEFMDWPLHEQEAHSITALQKRLHHMQEQIRGQNLSLTTLLEAARAEEVPSSDEPSVLVDLASRGLKRRSGDQRSDHLMDSAASEDRQDYSDSDLWSLAKAVEELGEKVNRLEYRPCPASCNNTKDSASDDVKAKMQAELAWLRKVLENHLRLFKNVFSNSEGLADSESTLDLDQLWALMKRKERKRQRKHNDKKVGIKDHIGERANLRSRRDTSVLSKLRDNPLMFVARSIQRSRPSDSSLLVFENTSLNSGQAYSTHTGVFQAPLAGVYLFVLTLNFEPGPSLSGLRRENGELAATLHQDKMASYGPVTSVCLLQLRQGEELHLELYGGTLVTDDPNDNIFAGLLLHHTT; encoded by the exons ATGACAGCCTTCGGGGAACTGATGCTGCTGGTGCTGGGGCTGATGGTGACGGCTCACTGTGAGGTTAGGGCTAGAGACCctgaggtggaggaagaggaccAAGACCTGCCTGTGGAGAGAGGAGGCTGGGATACCCAGGGGGTGGGTGTCCACCCTGGACCTGGGGAGTTTGACATCCCCCACCAGAGGAATGGACCCCATGGCCACAGACCTGATGTCCCTGGCTCTGCCCACCACCCCGTGGGGCACGGACCACATGGGCAACCCCATCAGGCTGGTCCTGGACAACACCCCCTGGGTCTGCTGCCCAAGGAGACAGCACCTCCACCAGGAGAAGGAGGGAGCTACCCAGCCCGCACCGG AAACTGGTGTGCATTCGTGCACCGCCGCATTGAAACCATGGCTGTATCCTGTGGCAAAGAACAGTACACCATCAAGTCCCAGAGCCCCTGTCCCAATGGCACGCCTGACTGCCAACTTGTCAT GTACAAGCTCTCTACCCGGCCAGTGTACAGAGAGAAGCAAAAGATCTTCACAGCCCTGTTGTGGAGGTGCTGCCCAGGACATGGAGGGGAGAACTGTGAGGAAACAG TGGCTGATGGCCATGTGTCTGACCCGGCGGACCCTACGTTGGCAGGACGACCACATCCAGGAGACACTGAGCCTCACCACACAG GTGCACAGTCTAGACTCACCCACCAGGCTGAGAGGGAGCAGAATGACTTCCAGGTGTCGGAGAATCCTCTGTACGAACCCCATGCCTCAGAGgctgacaacaacaacacacacacagagtccccCTCATACCCTCGACAGGCCCAGGAGCACATCCCTCACCATGGCTACGACCACCCCCACAACCCTTACCCCAACCACCACCAGCGGGACTTCAACCATGGAG ATCCAATCAGGGATGAGGTGGAGGCTGTCCCTCTACTGCCCTACCAAGACTCCCAATCTCCCCTCCCTCTGCCCCacatgatggccctgctgatgtcCCAGCTCCAGCCCATGTTGGATGGCTTCAACCGCACCTTGGAGCACCTAACCCAGGAGGTCGAGGGTCTGTCCCGGGATGTGGCTCAGCTCCGGAGCTCTCagtgggaggtagaggaggaggccaTGCGCGGAGCAGGGGCTGGAGAGGGTCCCGAAGCCTTGGAGGCTAAGCTGGAGCAGCGTTTCCAAGACATCAAGGAGGTGAGGAGGGAACTGGAGAGACATAGAGCTGAGATGGCGGACAGGCTACACTCCCAGCATGCCATGCTGCATTATAACATCTCCAACTTCAAGACAGACATTGACGTCAAGATCAAACGCAACCACAAGATATTACAG GTTAATCTCCGGTCCATGAATGCCACCCTGTCAGACATGAAGCTGGAGCAGGAGCGTCTGAGCTTAGTGCTCCAGAGGGACCTGACCAGCCCAGGGGCCAGGAGAGAACCCAGCCAGGTCCAGCCCAGTCAGGCCCAGCAGCCTCCAGAGGACTCAGCAGTGTGGGAGGCTATCGCCCGTCTGGACAACAAGGTCGTCAACAACACAGTGAGGGTAGATGCCCTGGTTGAAGACCTAGATATGGCCAATGACAACGTCCTGGACCTGAAGAGGGGCTTCCGAGGCCTTGAGGAGAACATTGCCCAGACGGGGAGGAACAGCCAGATCCAGTTCATGGAGACAGGCCTGGAGGTGGAGGCGGCTAAAGTAGCTGTGCTGAACCGCGTCAATGAACTGGCCAGCAACCTGACCATCCGCTCGGAGCAGCTGCAGGAGATGGAGACTGACATGGACTACCTGTACACACAGTTCTACCAGAACGTCAGCACTGCCGGAGACTGTGACTGCAAGGCATTCACCGCCTCCATCTCCCGCCTGGAGCAGGGCCTGACCAACGTCACTGAGCTGGCCAACGACAACCGGCTGGCCCTGGATGGGAGTACCGATGCTGGGTCGGAGCGCTGGGGTCCCTCTGTGGAGGACATCTACCAGGGGTTGGATCACGTCAAGGCCTCCCTGGCCTTCGAGCAAGAGAAGAGCAGAACTCTCCAACACAACGTGACTCAGCTGCTGGCCTCCGTCCTGGGCAGCCAGAGGGACGTGCTCAGCCTGCGGGAGAGCGACGAGAGGTTGGCAGCTGAGATGCgccacctctccagctccttttcctctctgttgAAGGACGCCATCCGCCACAATGACGTGCTGGAGATGCTCCTGGGGGATGAGGTGATGGAGTTCATGGACTGGCCCCTCCACGAGCAGGAGGCCCACTCCATCACCGCGCTGCAGAAGAGGCTCCACCACATGCAGGAGCAGATCAGGGGCCAGAACCTCAGCCTCACCACCCTGCTGGAGGCCGCCCGGGCAGAGGAGGTCCCGTCCTCAGACGAGCCCTCTGTGCTGGTAGACTTGGCCTCCCGCGGGCtgaagaggaggagtggagaccAGAGGAGTGACCACCTCATGGACTCAGCAGCCTCTGAGGACCGGCAAGACTACTCGGACAGTGACCTGTGGAGCCTTGCGAAAGCAGTGGAGGAGCTGGGGGAGAAAGTCAACAGGCTGGAGTACAGGCCTTGCCCTGCCAGCTGCAACAACACCAAAGACAGCGCCTCTGATGATGTGAAGGCCAAAATGCAGGCGGAGTTGGCCTGGCTGAGGAAGGTTCTAGAGAATCATTTGCGGCTCTTTAAGAATGTCTTCAGTAACTCAGAGGGGCTGGCCGACTCAGAGAGCACCCTGGATCTGGACCAGCTGTGGGCCCTGATGAAGAGGAAGGAAAGGAAGAGACAGAGGAAGCACAACGACAAGAAAGTGGGGATCAAAGACCATATTGGAGAGAGAGCTAACCTTCGCAGCAGGAGGGATACATCAG TACTATCTAAGTTGAGGGACAATCCCCTGATGTTTGTGGCCAGAAGCATACAGCGCAGCAGACCAAGTGACAGTAGCCTGCTGGTGTTTGAGAACACATCCCTAAACAGTGGCCAGGCGTACTCAACTCACACTGGGGTGTTCCAAGCACCGTTAGCAGGGGTCTACCTCTTCGTGCTAACACTGAACTTTGAACCTGGCCCCTCGCTCTCTGGGCTGAGGAGAGAGAACGGGGAGCTGGCTGCCACTCTGCATCAGGACAAGATGGCATCGTATGGCCCCGTCACCAGTGTGTGTCTCCTACAGCTGCGGCAGGGAGAGGAGCTCCACCTTGAACTGTATGGGGGGACTCTGGTGACTGATGACCCTAACGACAACATCTTCGCTGGGCTTCTCCTCCATCACACCACCTGA
- the LOC121553724 gene encoding bone morphogenetic protein receptor type-1A isoform X1 gives MTVLPFYIAAVGVCILLVIRAECIQTGQNPDHMLHGTGHKHESRKHGDDSTVAPEDAARFLSCYCSGHCPEDHKNNTCETNGQCFAIIEEDDNGEAILTSGCMKYEGSHFQCKDSPKAQTRRTIECCGTDFCNRDLQPTLPPPMDTGSYFGSAHWLAFLISMTVCCCTLICITVVCYYRYKWQTERQRYHRDLEQDEAFIPVGESLKDLINQCQSSGSGSGLPLLVQRTIAKQIQMVRQIGKGRYGEVWLGRWRGEKVAVKVFFTREEASWFRETEIYQTVLMRHENILGFIAADIKGTGAFTQLFLITDYHENGSLYDYLKFTTLDTQSLLRLVYSAACGLCHLHTEIYGTQGKPAIAHRDLKSKNILMKKNGTCCIADLGLAVKFNSDTNEVDVPLSTRVGTRRYMAPEVLNETLNKNHFQAYIMADIYSYGLIIWEIARRCITGGIVEDHQLPYCDMVPSDPSFEDMLEVVCVKGLRPTVSNRWNSDECLRTMLKLMSECWAHNPASRLTILRVKKTLAKMVESQDIKM, from the exons CTGGTCAGAATCCAGACCACATGCTCCATGGCACCGGGCACAAGCATGAGTCCAGGAAGCACGGGGACGACTCCACGGTGGCCCCAGAGGACGCCGCCCGCTTTCTGAGCTGCTACTGCTCGGGCCACTGTCCAGAGGACCACAAAAATAACACCTGCGA GACGAATGGCCAATGTTTTGCCATCATAGAGGAGGACGATAATGGAGAAGCTATTCTGACTTCTGGCTGCATGAAGTATGAAGGCTCACATTTTCAATGCAAG GATTCTCCCAAGGCTCAGACAAGGCGAACGATCGAATGCTGTGGGACGGACTTCTGTAATCGGGACCTGCAGCCCACGTTACCTCCCCCAATGGACACTG GTTCCTACTTTGGCAGTGCCCACTGGCTGGCGTTCCTTATATCAATGACTGTATGCTGCTGCACTCTCATCTGCATCACGGTAGTCTGTTACTACAG GTACAAGTGGCAGACGGAGCGGCAGCGGTACCATCGGGACCTGGAGCAGGACGAGGCCTTCATCCCTGTGGGAGAGTCTCTCAAAGACCTCATCAACCAGTGCCAGTCATCTGGCAGTGGCTCTGGGCTCCCCCTGCTG GTGCAGCGCACCATTGCCAAGCAGATCCAGATGGTGCGTCAGATCGGCAAGGGGCGCTACGGCGAGGTGTGGCTGGGTCGCTGGCGGGGAGAGAAGGTGGCCGTCAAGGTGTTCTTCACCCGGGAGGAGGCCAGCTGGTTCAGAGAGACCGAGATCTACCAGACAGTCCTCATGAGGCACGAGAACATACTAG GTTTCATTGCGGCAGACATCAAGGGTACTGGGGCCTTCACACAGCTCTTCCTCATCACAGACTACCATGAGAACGGCTCCCTGTATGACTACCTGAAGTTCACCACGCTGGACACCCAGAGCCTGCTGCGACTGGTCTACTCTGCTGCCTGCGGCCTGTGCCACCTCCACACAGAGATCTATGGCACCCAGGGCAAGCCGGCCATCGCCCACCGAGACCTAAAGAGTAAGAACATCCTGATGAAGAAGAACGGCACCTGCTGCATCGCCGACCTGGGCCTGGCCGTCAAGTTCAACAG TGATACCAACGAGGTAGACGTCCCTCTGAGTACACGGGTGGGGACCCGGAGGTACATGGCCCCAGAGGTGCTGAACGAGACCCTGAACAAGAACCACTTCCAGGCCTACATCATGGCTGATATATACAGCTACGGTCTCATCATCTGGGAGATTGCCCGCCGCTGTATAACAGGag GTATAGTGGAGGACCACCAGCTGCCATACTGTGATATGGTACCGTCAGACCCGTCCTTTGAGGACATGCTGGAGGTGGTGTGTGTCAAAGGGCTGCGGCCCACCGTGTCCAACAGGTGGAACAGTGACGAG TGTCTGAGGACCATGCTGAAGCTGATGTCTGAGTGCTGGGCCCACAACCCCGCCTCGCGCCTCACCATCTTACGAGTCAAGAAGACCCTGGCCAAAATGGTGGAATCACAGGACATCAAAATGTGA
- the LOC121553724 gene encoding bone morphogenetic protein receptor type-1A isoform X2 has product MLHGTGHKHESRKHGDDSTVAPEDAARFLSCYCSGHCPEDHKNNTCETNGQCFAIIEEDDNGEAILTSGCMKYEGSHFQCKDSPKAQTRRTIECCGTDFCNRDLQPTLPPPMDTGSYFGSAHWLAFLISMTVCCCTLICITVVCYYRYKWQTERQRYHRDLEQDEAFIPVGESLKDLINQCQSSGSGSGLPLLVQRTIAKQIQMVRQIGKGRYGEVWLGRWRGEKVAVKVFFTREEASWFRETEIYQTVLMRHENILGFIAADIKGTGAFTQLFLITDYHENGSLYDYLKFTTLDTQSLLRLVYSAACGLCHLHTEIYGTQGKPAIAHRDLKSKNILMKKNGTCCIADLGLAVKFNSDTNEVDVPLSTRVGTRRYMAPEVLNETLNKNHFQAYIMADIYSYGLIIWEIARRCITGGIVEDHQLPYCDMVPSDPSFEDMLEVVCVKGLRPTVSNRWNSDECLRTMLKLMSECWAHNPASRLTILRVKKTLAKMVESQDIKM; this is encoded by the exons ATGCTCCATGGCACCGGGCACAAGCATGAGTCCAGGAAGCACGGGGACGACTCCACGGTGGCCCCAGAGGACGCCGCCCGCTTTCTGAGCTGCTACTGCTCGGGCCACTGTCCAGAGGACCACAAAAATAACACCTGCGA GACGAATGGCCAATGTTTTGCCATCATAGAGGAGGACGATAATGGAGAAGCTATTCTGACTTCTGGCTGCATGAAGTATGAAGGCTCACATTTTCAATGCAAG GATTCTCCCAAGGCTCAGACAAGGCGAACGATCGAATGCTGTGGGACGGACTTCTGTAATCGGGACCTGCAGCCCACGTTACCTCCCCCAATGGACACTG GTTCCTACTTTGGCAGTGCCCACTGGCTGGCGTTCCTTATATCAATGACTGTATGCTGCTGCACTCTCATCTGCATCACGGTAGTCTGTTACTACAG GTACAAGTGGCAGACGGAGCGGCAGCGGTACCATCGGGACCTGGAGCAGGACGAGGCCTTCATCCCTGTGGGAGAGTCTCTCAAAGACCTCATCAACCAGTGCCAGTCATCTGGCAGTGGCTCTGGGCTCCCCCTGCTG GTGCAGCGCACCATTGCCAAGCAGATCCAGATGGTGCGTCAGATCGGCAAGGGGCGCTACGGCGAGGTGTGGCTGGGTCGCTGGCGGGGAGAGAAGGTGGCCGTCAAGGTGTTCTTCACCCGGGAGGAGGCCAGCTGGTTCAGAGAGACCGAGATCTACCAGACAGTCCTCATGAGGCACGAGAACATACTAG GTTTCATTGCGGCAGACATCAAGGGTACTGGGGCCTTCACACAGCTCTTCCTCATCACAGACTACCATGAGAACGGCTCCCTGTATGACTACCTGAAGTTCACCACGCTGGACACCCAGAGCCTGCTGCGACTGGTCTACTCTGCTGCCTGCGGCCTGTGCCACCTCCACACAGAGATCTATGGCACCCAGGGCAAGCCGGCCATCGCCCACCGAGACCTAAAGAGTAAGAACATCCTGATGAAGAAGAACGGCACCTGCTGCATCGCCGACCTGGGCCTGGCCGTCAAGTTCAACAG TGATACCAACGAGGTAGACGTCCCTCTGAGTACACGGGTGGGGACCCGGAGGTACATGGCCCCAGAGGTGCTGAACGAGACCCTGAACAAGAACCACTTCCAGGCCTACATCATGGCTGATATATACAGCTACGGTCTCATCATCTGGGAGATTGCCCGCCGCTGTATAACAGGag GTATAGTGGAGGACCACCAGCTGCCATACTGTGATATGGTACCGTCAGACCCGTCCTTTGAGGACATGCTGGAGGTGGTGTGTGTCAAAGGGCTGCGGCCCACCGTGTCCAACAGGTGGAACAGTGACGAG TGTCTGAGGACCATGCTGAAGCTGATGTCTGAGTGCTGGGCCCACAACCCCGCCTCGCGCCTCACCATCTTACGAGTCAAGAAGACCCTGGCCAAAATGGTGGAATCACAGGACATCAAAATGTGA